A single Lolium perenne isolate Kyuss_39 chromosome 6, Kyuss_2.0, whole genome shotgun sequence DNA region contains:
- the LOC127306961 gene encoding receptor like protein kinase S.2: MENKGHHEPSRLPYQLLKQVTNDFHEERFIGSGTFGKVYKGVSENGAQIAVKVLHNISGPDDKEFHKEFDNLRGLKHPNIVELVGFCNESEEELVVFEGKQVVAERLRMALCFEYVHNGSLQKCISDANMGFNWHTRYRIIKGICEGLMYLHQGLEYPVMHFDLKPDNILLDKNMIPKIADFGLAKLFGEENTKRTMNSVGTCGYWPPEYIKHQIISKEFDIFSLGVIIVKIMTGHEGYTCIADMTTCKFVKHVHENWRNKLCQKLSHTSLEVYCNQVKRCIELALDCLKSNRQERPTIQDIVSSLNETEPMISDQGLQIEQFYKEDDGEPAFSSKSSRNNTAINSGLLLQVTVELADRTIWLWIFHRSKDYSSCLKIRVVRQRCQINLQGIYENGQVIVVKKFSSPRISDTRFARVIQCLMKVHHKNIVQFIGYCVDTQENRVLYHGRLRLANIQSRLLCFEYLPNGAVDQYISAISPGLDWHARYRIIKGTCEGLRYLHMERGLVHKDVRPGNILLDENMMPKINDFGMLVFSSGADERAKAGATKIRSIAYMAPEFIHRQVISFKSDIYSLGVLIIEIMTGEKVNLDTELVNEAWRKRLQKAVKGMLLEGYCQQVKKCLEIASLCVQHDPRKRPFMDNIVNMLNETETSIQELALVRSELLDVQPLELCFLPFMPSLEPKKNKVMSSSSSCSLQLNNKGDDRVAFMLVANSPKRYLTKKPLCGVVPPRCAYTLTLTIMASNQKQPPSSSDSSDFFTLYSVMLGGYDLLDVDKHHVIAEYDKFFKSKQTASGDELQEVMLKVICDQPAAESAGASSPEFPCCRVIRQPTQPKVKIITTPDAQQVSSIDVHPMEKWIMTTNHVGSLRVWNYQTMTTLNSFELAIYEPVHAAKFITREKWLIAGDENGCIHVYDYSKQEGVESFDAHDSNITTLDVHRTHPFVLSSSSDDDHMIKLWDWNKGWECTQKFQGHTDRVTQLKFNPKDASSFASASLDGTVKVWSICSDEPNNIMTLDGQVESLLCVDYFIRLDRPHLIAGSKHKTAQIWDLGIMEGCVHELEGSADRITTVNLHPELPILITGSLDGTVRIWDSTTYKLENIIGFNLGAVHAFGCINGSTRIVVGCHQGIAMVDISFPSLRDHTSEYKYERKKMARKRRLRHLRSKDLVAKLHHSKRIAIAEATSQMSSRNFMDALVFALRSDGAPFPADDSCAAWFD, translated from the exons ATGGAGAACAAGGGGCATCATGAGCCAAGCAGGCTACCATACCAATTGTTAAAACAGGTTACAAATGATTTCCATGAGGAGCGATTCATTGGAAGCGGTACATTCGGAAAAGTTTACAAG GGTGTGAGTGAAAATGGTGCACAGATTGCCGTGAAGGTACTACATAACATTTCAGGACCAGATGATAAGGAATTTCACAAAGAGTTTGACAATCTTAGGGGGCTCAAGCATCCAAATATTGTAGAGTTAGTGGGCTTCTGCAATGAATCGGAGGAAGAACTTGTGGTGTTTGAAGGGAAGCAAGTTGTTGCTGAACGTTTGCGTATGGCGCTCTGTTTTGAGTATGTGCACAATGGTAGCCTTCAAAAGTGTATTTCTG ATGCAAATATGGGATTTAACTGGCATACACGCTATAGGATAATCAAAGGAATATGCGAGGGTTTAATGTACCTTCATCAGGGACTGGAGTATCCCGTAATGCATTTCGACTTAAAACCAGATAATATATTGCTAGACAAGAATATGATACCGAAAATCGCAGATTTTGGTTTAGCAAAGCTCTTCGGCGAAGAAAACACAAAAAGGACGATGAATTCTGTAGGTACATG TGGATATTGGCCGCCAGAATACATAAAACATCAAATTATATCAAAAGAGTTCGACATATTTAGTTTGGGTGTTATCATTGTAAAGATAATGACTGGACATGAAGGCTACACTTGTATTGCCGACATGACAACCTGCAAATTTGTTAAGCAT GTACATGAAAATTGGAGGAACAAGCTATGTCAAAAATTGAGTCACACATCATTAGAAGTATACTGCAATCAAGTAAAGAGATGCATTGAGTTAGCACTAGATTGTTTGAAATCAAACCGACAAGAAAGGCCTACTATACAAGATATTGTTTCTAGTTTGAACGAAACAGAACCCATGATAAGTGACCAAGGACTGCAGATAGAACAG TTTTATAAAGAGGATGATGGTGAACCCGCCTTCTCTTCCAAAAGCAGCAGGAACAACACCGCCATCAACTCGGGCCTGCTTCTACAA GTCACGGTGGAGCTAGCAGATCGTACCATTTGGCTGTGGATAT TCCATCGATCGAAAGATTACTCCTCTTGTTTGAAAATCCGTGTAGTAAGACAGCGATGCCAAATTAATTTGCAGGGAATCTACGAGAATGGACAAGTCATTGTTGTGAAGAAATTTAGCTCACCACGAATTAGTGATACAAGGTTTGCTCGGGTGATTCAATGCCTTATGAAGGTCCATCACAAAAATATCGTACAATTCATTGGCTACTGCGTGGATACACAAGAAAATAGGGTACTGTACCATGGAAGACTTAGATTAGCTAATATTCAAAGTAGGTTACTATGCTTCGAGTACTTGCCAAATGGAGCAGTTGACCAGTATATTTCAG CAATAAGCCCTGGACTCGATTGGCATGCACGCTACAGAATAATTAAGGGCACTTGCGAGGGCTTAAGATACCTCCACATGGAACGAGGCCTTGTGCACAAGGATGTAAGACCTGGCAATATATTGCTGGATGAGAATATGATGCCAAAAATAAATGATTTTGGTATGTTAGTGTTTTCAAGTGGGGCCGATGAACGTGCCAAGGCCGGTGCTACTAAAATTCGATCGAT CGCATATATGGCACCAGAATTCATTCATCGCCAAGTAATCTCTTTCAAAAGTGACATCTATAGCCTGGGCGTCCTAATCATTGAGATAATGACAGGAGAAAAAGTCAATCTTGACACCGAGCTG GTGAATGAAGCCTGGAGGAAGAGGCTACAAAAGGCAGTCAAGGGCATGCTATTGGAAGGATATTGCCAACAAGTGAAGAAATGCTTGGAAATAGCTTCCTTGTGCGTACAGCACGACCCGAGAAAAAGGCCCTTCATGGACAATATTGTCAATATGCTGAACGAAACAGAAACCTCCATTCAAGAACTAGCACTGGTTCGCTCTGAACTGCTTGATGTTCAACCTCTAGAGCTCTGCTTCCTCCCATTCATGCCGTCATTGGAACCAAAAAAGAATAAGGTCATGAGTTCCTCTTCTAGCTGCTCCCTGCAGCTAAACAACAAGGGAGACGACCGCGTCGCATTCATGCTTGTGGCCAACAGCCCCAAGAGGTACTTGACAAAGAAGCCGCTCTGCGGCGTTGTGCCTCCAAGGTGTGCTTACACCCTTACTCTCACAATAATGGCCAGTAATCAGAAGCAGCCACCCTCATCTTCAGACAGCAGTGACTTCTTCACACTATATAGCGTCATGTTGGGTGGATACGACCTCTTGGATGTGGACAAACATCACGTCATCGCCGAGTATGACAAATTCTTTAAGAGTAAACAAACGGCTAGTGGTGATGAGTTGCAAGAGGTAATGCTAAAGGTTATTTGTGATCAACCAGCTGCCGAATCTGCAGGGGCATCGTCGCCTGAG TTTCCTTGTTGTCGGGTGATCAGGCAGCCAACTCAGCCGAAAGTTAAG ATCATAACCACACCTGATGCTCAACAAGTATCATCCATAGATGTGCACCCAATGGAGAAATG GATTATGACGACGAATCACGTGGGAAGCCTTCGTGTTTGGAACTACCAAACAATG ACAACGTTGAACTCTTTTGAATTAGCGATATATGAACCAG TTCATGCAGCTAAATTTATTACACGAGAGAAATGGCTCATCGCTGGTGATGAAAATGGGTGCATCCATGTGTACGATTACAGCAAACAAGAAGGTGTTGAGAGCTTTGATGCTCATGATAGTAACATCACAACTTTGGATGTGCATCGGACGCATCCTTTTGTGTTGTCATCTTCGTCCGATGATGACCACATGATTAAGCTTTGGGATTGGAACAAGGGTTGGGAATGCACTCAAAAATTCCAGGGGCACACTGATAGAGTGACACAGCTGAAGTTTAACCCAAAGGACGCCAGTAGTTTCGCCAGTGCTTCCTTAGATGGCACGGTCAAG GTATGGAGTATTTGTTCCGATGAACCCAATAACATCATGACGTtggatggccaagtggaaagcctCCTCTGTGTTGATTACTTCATACGCCTTGACCGCCCTCATCTGATTGCTGGTTCTAAGCATAAGACTGCACAG ATATGGGATTTGGGGATAATGGAAGGATGTGTTCATGAGCTAGAAGGGTCTGCAGACCGGATCACAACCGTCAATTTGCACCCGGAGCTTCCTATCTTAATTACAGGTTCACTTGATGGAACCGTACGCATATGGGACTCCACAACCTACAA GCTTGAGAACATAATCGGTTTCAACCTTGGTGCAGTTCATGCTTTTGGATGTATAAACGGCTCGACAAG GATCGTGGTTGGGTGTCACCAAGGAATAGCAATGGTGGATATTTCTTTCCCTTCCCTGAGGGACCACACCTCCGAGTACAAATATG AACGCAAGAAAATGGCACGTAAGCGTAGGCTTCGGCACCTACGGTCAAAGGATTTAGTTGCCAAACTACATCATAGCAAGAGGATTGCCATAGCCGAGGCCACAAGTCAGATGTCATCCAGGAACTTCATGGACGCCCTCGTGTTCGCCCTCAGATCTGATGGTGCGCCCTTTCCGGCAGACGATAGCTGTGCTGCCTGGTTCGACTAG
- the LOC127306963 gene encoding vacuolar-sorting protein BRO1-like, producing the protein MSHQLPPMLSVPEKKTAAAELFRDRHFFNSPFFADLRDARACLSVPSPQTQPPSSSRALLLRYHRLLYSARDDPCAFDDNLAFTWHDAFRPNLKHTSALLRFEKAAVVFNVGAASSRIAAAVDRAAEGGVKAACGEFQRAAGAFRAVGEMMEGQEGTVDISPEASAMLERLMLAQAQECCFERALAAGTSPAACSKVARQAALYYEEAYAALVIPPLQNHFDRSWSSHIQLKAAQFNAEACYRYAMELHEKTEIGEEIARLQVGINAVADAKRTARGTPAPLYDSVTRLEQEMSRSLERAVNENNRIYLMRIPAAKTLSPLPAASLVRSASTSEVLDAKTETGIQSS; encoded by the exons ATGTCGCACCAGCTGCCGCCGATGCTCTCCGTGCCGGAGAAGAAGACGGCCGCCGCCGAGCTCTTCCGCGACCGCCACTTCTTCAACTCCCCCTTCTTCGCCGATCTACGCGACGCCCGCGCGTGCCTCTCCGTCCCAAGCCCGCAAACCCAGCCGCCCTCATCCagccgcgcgctcctcctccggtACCACCGCCTCCTCTACTCCGCGCGCGACGACCCCTGCGCCTTCGACGACAACCTAGCCTTCACCTGGCACGACGCCTTCCGGCCCAACCTCAAGCACACCTCCGCGCTCCTCCGGTTCGAGAAGGCCGCCGTCGTGTTCAACGTCGGCGCCGCCTCCTCGAGGATCGCGGCGGCCGTGGACCGGGCGGCGGAGGGCGGGGTCAAGGCGGCGTGCGGGGAGTTCCAGCGCGCCGCGGGGGCGTTCCGGGCGGTCGGGGAGATGATGGAGGGGCAGGAGGGGACGGTGGATATCAGCCCGGAGGCCTCGGCGATGCTGGAGCGGCTCATGCTCGCGCAGGCGCAGGAGTGCTGCTTCGAGCGCGCTCTCGCGGCCGGAACTTCGCCGGCGGCCTGCTCCAAGGTGGCCAGGCAG GCTGCCTTGTACTACGAAGAAGCTTATGCTGCATTGGTTATCCCTCCGCTGCAGAACCACTTCGATAGATCATGGTCATCTCACATCCAGTTGAAGGCAGCTCAATTCAATGCAGAAGCTTGCTATAGGTACGCTATGGAACTGCACGAGAAGACAGAAATCGGCGAGGAGATAGCGCGGCTACAGGTTGGGATCAATGCAGTTGCTGATGCAAAGAGAACTGCCAGGGGAACCCCTGCGCCCCTTTACGATTCTGTTACCAGGCTAGAGCAAGAAATGAGCCGGAGCCTGGAGAGGGCAGTGAATGAGAACAACCGCATCTATCTTATGCGAATCCCAGCAGCCAAAACGTTGTCTCCTCTGCCGGCAGCTTCGCTTGTCCGGTCTGCTTCCACGAGTGAGGTCTTGGATGCGAAGACGGAAACTGGCATTCAATCCTCATAA